In the Anguilla anguilla isolate fAngAng1 chromosome 7, fAngAng1.pri, whole genome shotgun sequence genome, one interval contains:
- the hdhd5 gene encoding haloacid dehalogenase-like hydrolase domain-containing 5 has translation MASRLNVFKVGWQVVKSVSFGQRIPRRCLSSTIPRRHNHGQPLFGLLFDIDGVLVRGRTPIPAAKQCFQNLVDRNGKYKVPVVFVTNAGNCMRQAKAEQLSHLLEVEVSPDQVMVSHSPLRVFSQFHNMCVLVSGQGPVLEVAQNLGFQNVVTVDMLREAYPLLDVVDHHRRPKDTVLQTKHLPPIEAVILFGEPIRWETNLQLIVDVLLTNGKPGNSVTSLNYPHIPVLACNMDLMWMAEAKNPRFGHGMFLVCLESIYKKITGCKLKYEALIGKPSVVTYNYAELLVRQQAESLGWAEPVERLYAIGDNPMADIYGANLYNQYLQASRQTQTQAQMKGGLGQAGGVPKQKAVGEVEVTEYLSASVLRGEGCLPKACLSILVCTGVYNRDQQDLPPDPMHTVTERIFHGHRDFRFDPSLTQPSFIVQDVREAVELVFQQEDCPLE, from the exons ATGGCATCTAggttgaatgtttttaaagtcGGATGGCAGGTCGTAAAATCTGTCAGTTTTGGACAAAGGATTCCACGCAGATGCTTGTCATCAACAATTCCACGTCGTCATAATCAT GGTCAGCCGTTGTTTGGGTTGCTGTTTGATATTGATGGGGTTTTGGTCCGTGGAAGGACACCTATTCCTGCTGCTAAACAGTGCTTCCAGAACCTGGTGGACAGGAATGGCAAGTACAAAGTTCCTGTTGTCTTTGTGACCAACGCTGGGAACTGCATGAGGCAGGCTAAGGCTGAGCAGCTGTCTCATCTGCTGGAGGTAGAG GTTTCTCCAGACCAGGTTATGGTGTCGCACAGTCCCTTGCGAGTCTTTAGTCAGTTCCACAacatgtgtgtgctggtgtcagGCCAAGGCCCAGTGCTGGAAGTGGCCCAGAA TCTTGGGTTCCAGAATGTAGTTACCGTTGATATGCTGCGGGAAGCCTATCCGCTCCTGGATGTTGTGGACCACCATCGCCGACCCAAAGACACG GTGCTTCAAACCAAGCACTTGCCTCCCATTGAAG CGGTGATTCTTTTTGGGGAGCCAATCAGATGGGAGACCAACCTACAACTTATTGTGGATGTGCTTTTGACCAACGGGAAACCAGGGaactctgtgacatcactgaactACCCTCACATTCCTGTGCTGGCTTGTAACATGGACCTCATGTGGATGGCCGAGGCCAAGAACCCCAG GTTTGGTCATGGAATGTTCCTTGTGTGTCTGGAGAGCATCTATAAGAAGATCACAGGGTGCAAACTGAAGTATGAAGCTCTGATTGGAAAGCCAAGCGTGGTCACGTACAACTATGCCGAGCTGCTGGTCCGGCAGCAGGCAGAGAGTCTGGGCTGGGCAGAGCCAGTTGAAAGATTGTACGCCATTGG GGACAACCCTATGGCAGATATCTATGGTGCCAACCTGTACAACCAGTACCTCCAGGCATCGCGACAGACCCAGACGCAGGCTCAGATGAAGGGTGGCCTGGGTCAGGCTGGAGGGGTGCCGAAACAAAAGGCCGTGGGGGAGGTAGAGGTGACTGAATATTTGAGTGCCAGTGTCCTGCGTGGGGAAGGGTGTCTGCCCAAAGCTTGTCTCTCCATCCTGGTGTGTACCGGCGTCTACAACCGGGACCAGCAGGACCTGCCGCCAGACCCTATGCACACGGTGACGGAGCGCATATTCCACGGCCACCGTGACTTCCGCTTCGACCCCAGCCTCACGCAGCCCTCCTTCATAGTGCAGGACGTCCGCGAGGCCGTGGAGCTGGTCTTTCAGCAGGAGGACTGTCCTCTGGAGTAG
- the LOC118232049 gene encoding ras-related protein Rab-19, with the protein MQWCQWAEGWRKQSYLPGKSTGSGQDDAFDFLFKIILIGDSNVGKTCVVQSFKTGVFAEKQQNTIGVDFTVRTLDIEGKKVKMQVWDTAGQERFRTITQSYYRSAHGAMITYDLTRRGTFDSVAHWIREVHQYGAASVVLILIGNKADLDSQRQVLFEDACTLAEEQGVLAALETSAKECQNVEEAFMLMARELMVRNGMMVQQQPGYQDSSHVLLRTNSRTINSPGPSEKKSCDC; encoded by the exons atgcagtggtGCCAGTGGGCGGAGGGTTGGAGGAAGCAGTCTTACCTGCCAGGAAAG TCTACAGGGTCAGGGCAGGATGATGCCTTCGACTTCCTGTTCAAGATCATCCTTATTGGAGACTCCAACGTGGGCAAAACATGCGTGGTCCAGAGCTTCAAGACCGGGGTCTTTGCTGAGAAGCAGCAGAACACCATCGGAGTGGACTTCACTGTTCGGACCTTGGACATTGAGGGAAAGAAGGTTAAG ATGCAGGTGTGGGACACAGCGGGGCAGGAGCGGTTCCGCACCATCACCCAGAGCTACTACCGCAGCGCCCACGGCGCCATGATCACCTACGACCTGACGCGCCGCGGCACCTTCGATTCCGTCGCGCACTGGATCCGCGAGGTGCACCAGTACGGAGCTGCTAGTGTGGTGCTCATACTCATAG GGAACAAGGCAGACCTGGATTCTCAGCGGCAGGTGCTTTTTGAGGATGCATGCACGCTGGCCGAGGAGCAAGGGGTGCTGGCTGCCCTGGAGACGTCTGCCAAAGAGTGCCAGAACGTGGAGGAGGCCTTCATGCTAATGGCCAGGGAGCTGATGGTGCGGAATGGCATGATGGTCCAACAGCAGCCGGGATACCAGGACTCCTCCCATGTCCTCCTGCGCACCAACTCCCGCACAATCAACAGCCCAGGGCCTTCGGAGAAGAAGTCATGTGATTGCTGA
- the slc37a3 gene encoding sugar phosphate exchanger 3, whose protein sequence is MSPPCDGFLSQYTHHHLVAFLLTFFSYVLLHASRKTFSNVKLSISAQWTPSVQNDSSPAFSPAETWEDNKLFADSEDATLFLGALDTIFLFSYAVGLYVSGVIGDRLNLRYVLCCGLCGSAVVEFVFGTLTEWLQFYNIYFYCALWVLNGLLQSAVWPCVVAVMGNWFGKSGRGFVFGLWSACASVGNILGAFLASSVLKYGYEYAFLVTSVVQFAGGVVVFFGLLTSPKEVGLIMTDLRPRERDSDSQRPLISDDEEEEEELCDADNCTIQSQDEEMETSPTPIGFCQAFCLPGVLPYSLAFACLKLVNYSFFFWLPFYLSRNFDWKEAESDRLSVWYDVGGIVGGTVQGLISDFLGKRAPVLAVSLLLAMGSLVGFSHSPNDRVINAVLLAVTGFFIGGPSSLISSAISADLGRQEALRGRHDALATVTGIVDGTGSIGAAGGQYLVSLIESKLGWMCVFYFFIVMTGGSLVFIFPLLVREVCTMWRDNRGRTHQL, encoded by the exons ATGTCGCCTCCCTGTGATGGTTTCCTGTCACAGTACACCCACCACCATCTGGTTGCCTTCCTCCTCACCTTCTTTAG CTATGTGCTTCTGCACGCCTCACGGAAGACCTTCAGCAATGTGAAACTGAGCATTTCAGCACAGTGGACCCCCTCTGTTCAAAATGACAGCAGCCCAGCCTTCTCTCCAGCGGAG ACCTGGGAAGACAATAAGTTGTTTGCAGACTCTGAAGATGCTACACTATTCCTGGGGGCCCTGGACACCATCTTTCTCTTCTCCTATGCTGTT GGCCTGTATGTGAGCGGGGTCATCGGGGACCGGCTCAACCTGCGCTATGTCCTCTGCTGTGGACTGTGTGGCTCAGCCGTGGTG gagTTTGTTTTTGGGACACTAACCGAATGGCTGCAATTCTACAACATCTACTTCTACTGCGCTCTGTGGGTCCTCAATGGCCTGCTGCAGTCTGCTGTCTGGCCCTGTGTGGTGGCCGTCATGGGAAACTGGTTTGGAAAATCCGG CCGCGGATTCGTGTTCGGCCTGTGGAGCGCCTGTGCTTCGGTGGGGAACATTCTGGGGGCTTTCCTGGCGTCCAGCGTGCTGAAGTACGGGTATGAG TATGCCTTCCTGGTGACCTCTGTCGTGCAGTTTGCGGGTGGAGTGGTGGTGTTCTTTGGTCTGCTCACCTCTCCCAAGGAAGTTG GTCTGATCATGACTGACCTCAGACCAAGGGAGCGGGACTCAGACAGTCAGAGACCACTTATTAGTgacgatgaggaggaggaggaggagttgtGTGATGCAGATAACTGCACCATTCAGTCGCAGGATGAGGAGATGGAGACCTCACCCACTCCCATAGGCTTCTGTCAGGCCTTCTGCCTACCTGGAGTATTGCCA TACTCCCTGGCCTTTGCCTGTCTGAAGCTGGTCAACTACTCCTTCTTCTTCTGGCTGCCCTTCTACCTCAGCAGAAACTTTGACTGGAAGGAAGCTGAGTCCGACAGGCTGTCGGTGTGGTACGATGTGGGCGGGATCGTGG gtggCACAGTGCAGGGTCTGATCTCTGACTTCCTGGGCAAGCGGGCCCCAGTGTTGGCGGTCAGTCTGTTGCTGGCCATGGGTTCCCTGGTGGGCTTCAGCC ATTCCCCGAATGATCGAGTGATAAACGCAGTTCTTCTGGCTGTCACAG GGTTCTTCATCGGCGGACCCTCCAGCTTGATCAGCTCGGCCATCTCGGCGGACCTCGGCAGACAGGAGGCGCTGCGGGGGAGGCACGATGCGCTGGCCACCGTCACCGGCATCGTGGATGGGACTGGGAGCATCGGTGCTGCTGGGGGACAG TACCTGGTGTCCCTGATTGAGAGCAAGCTGGGCTGGATGTGCgtgttttactttttcatcGTCATG acagggggcagtcTGGTCTTCATCTTTCCCCTGCTTGTGAGAGAGGTGTGCACCATGTGGAGGGACAACCGGGGACGGACACACCAGCTGTGA